DNA sequence from the Penicillium psychrofluorescens genome assembly, chromosome: 3 genome:
GCAGATGTTGAACGTGGTCTTTGGCTGGAATGGAGATATTGAAGAGCTGATTAGAGATGAATGTGCGTTCTACTTCTTCCTTTTGTACTACATCTACTAACATTTGCAGTGAGCCGCCACGCTGTGGGCAGTCAAAGCGCCACACTGCTATCGCAATGGCTTGGCGAGACGGACACTGACCAAATGGCCTCGATGATCATCCCCGGGGCAGTGACAACCTCCGACTGGATGCTATTGGCCTTGAGTCAGATGAGTGGTCAAACACAGGCCAACAAAGTTGGCCAGGCCTTCGTGCAGAAGCTGCTTGAAATCGGCGATATTCATACTTCAGCATCTATCCTACTTGGTCTCGGGGACAGCAATGATGCGATTGAGGTCTATGTGTCTCGCAATCACTTTATGGAAGCCATTCTTATGACATGTCTTCTGATGCCAACGGACTGGCAACGACAATCCTATCTGGTTCGCAGATGGGGAGAATATGTTGTCTCTCATTCCCAGCAGCAACTTGCCATCCGCTGTTTCATGTGCACCGGCGTCGAACCCTCCGAACCGTGGACATCTCCAGGTGCCCAGCAAGCTGCCTCATTTGCTGATATCATTGGGCGGTCACCTCTGGCCTCGCCTGAGCCGCCCCGGCCAAGCAGCGCTAATCGAATGGCTCCGCCCTCTCGTCCAAGATCAGCATCTAGCCAGAAACCCAATTTAAAGACTCCAGCGCTGAAGCTGATCACATCATTTGATGCCCAACCGAGCCAACGGTTCCGCTTCCCTGGATTGAAGTCTGATGATCGCACACCAACAAATGCGCCTGGAGTTACTCCTATCGCGGAGTCGGCTGTTGCTGACTCTGCCATTTCCCCTGGAGGATTTGGGTCATACAAGCTCAACAATATCCAGAGTCTCAACCAAGCGATGACTTCTCGGACTAGCACTCCGGCTTTCAACCGACGCCGCCTCCCCTCCATTGGAGAAACCCCGGTGGACGTGCATCCTCCATCATTCTCTCGCTCAAATTCTTACGGTCAAGGCGAGTATGCCTCGACATCGGAGAACGAGGAAGCCAGTGGTCAGGAGCAGAGCCGTGATGGTCaagaggaagatggtggtggcctTTTAACGCTACCATCTGCGAAATATAATCCGCAGCAGGAATCGCAGGGCCCCAGTCCACAGGGCCCCAGTCCACAGGGCCCCAGTCCGCAAACAGCTGTACAGACAAACGACAAATTTGCGTCTATCAAAGGACTTCCCTCGCCTGCCCCCGGTATATTTGATGTACTGAAGGAGTACACAGATCCCCGGAATGGCTCTCGCGACCGCAAGCCAGATGGACTCCAAATTGAGTTGCTGCATGCCGAGCAGAGCTACTCGGACATACAAAACCGCTCTGATCTGATTCCCAGTGCGAAGAGTACCTCAACTCTCAACAGCCATGCATCGAACAAGAGTCCTAGTGTCAGTGGCAGGAGTATAGACCAGTACATCAGCAGCTTGGATGAAGCAAACTACCATGCGAGGAGATACCGCGATAATCGCAGTCATGGTCGTGAAAGACGAAACGCAGATGAAACAGGCAGCCAAAGCTCGCGCATTCACCGTTCTCGTGAACCATCTCAAGAGAATCGCGGCCGCAATGATCGCCGATATATCCAGCCTGCTAAACGCTCCCCCTCCTCGCCGATTCCCATGTCCCCAGAAGAGCTGGCTCGATACCACAACGAGAAACCAGAGGAAAGCCAGGCATCCAAGTCACGATCTCGCGCCAGGAGTGGAAGCAAGATGCGGAAAGGAATTTCGCGCACGAGAACTCCTTCTGAGCGTCACCGGAATCGTTCAGAACGTCGTGCCCCAGGAGACAGACATGAGCCATCGACGCGAGGTCGTAGTATTGATCGAGATGGGTCGAGTAACCGctctccatcatcgccacTTCCCATGTCTCTTGCCCAGAATGACAACTCGAAGGGCGAAGGTGCGGAAGACCCCCTGAGACTAGTTTCTAGTAATCGAGAAAGGCTACGCAGTCGCCACCGGAGTGCCAGCCGGCGTCGAGCCGAGCGAGCAACGAGTGCCAAGCCAGATCCGTCGCAAGAGCCAAGGACTAAGGTGTCACATCATCGATCTCAGTCAGAATTTGAGCCAGGCATGGCTGTGCAGCCTGCAGAGCCGGAGCTTTTGAGTGCCAAGGTCTTTGGGCAAGAAGTCGATGTCTTTGCCAATGGAAACTCCCAAGAACCGCCCTGTCCGGCTGCAGATGATTTCCAAGAAGCTGTTTCGCCGACAACGCCATTCGTCACTCTAGCGGAGAAGAAACGGAGAGAGTTGGCAGCTGCTGAGCTGGAGGCAAGGCGACTATCGCTGGCACGCAATCCCTCGGCTCCCAACATCCCATTCCCAGGTGACATACAGAACGCTCGAAGCCCAATTCTTGAAGTCTCCCCTGCTTCGTTCCAGGGAAATTCATACTTCCCGCGGGTGCCTTCTCGCAACCAGATCCCCAAGGCTAAAGAATCACCGGAATACCAGAGCAGTTCCGATTCCAGCTCTTCTAGATCTGGTGTTCCCATTGGACTTCCGGCAACTCCCAGGGCAATGCGGCATCCCAAGTACGGTGTTGGAACCGAGGCTGAGCGGCCACCATCTGTTCCTAGTCTACCAGCAGACAGTTCCATTTTGCTGGCCGATGCCAGATATCAGTTCGAGGCTGAGCGAATCGGCCGGTCTATGTCTGTCCCCATGGCAGAATACCACATCCCCCCGGCCCCGGAGATCCCACAAGATGTGCCCATGCACCCTCACTTCAACCCTTCTCTCCCTCGAAGCCGCTCTGGCAGTCGCAGCCGGAACATgggccaccaccgccgcacCAGTTCTGGCGGCCATTCACCCGGCACGTCACCGCATGTGACAGTGAGTATCGAAGAGACAATAGACAATGCaatgcaccagcagcggcaacgaCCATCCGCATCACAAATGGAAAccatcccacctccaccaccacccccaatCCTGCCCGAGCTGCAGCACCTGAACacaccgcctcctccacctcctaTCCCAGGTGACAGGAACAAGCTCGGCTCCCTGCGCCAATCATCCGCAACTATCGACATTGGCATCGACAACGAGAACATGGGAAGGCTCCTCCCGCGCGCTGTGACCGCTGCTCCAGCCCTAAACGGGAACGAAACTCGTCCGTCTCTCGGCCGGCGCATGTCTTTTGATCATCGCCGGAACCGCAGCGGAAATAACGAGAGCTTCACCAACAAGCTTCGCAGCTTGACCCGCATGCGCACGAACAGTCGCGGCATTGAGCCGGGGGCTCTGACTAGCCTTTCACCTGAGATGCCGTATGAGACTTTCCACTCTCAGAATCAGAGCTATGGGATCTAGGTGACTTTTTTGATGTGttttttctcctctctttcctgCTCTACAGTGTTATTGAAGAACACGAAACTCAGATCTTTTCTCCGGtttcgtttctttttttccatttgattTTATACCCTCCCTCAATCTATCGGACGGTTTCCTATTGTCTTGATGATATTCattcccttttttttttggattgAGTTATGCAACAGATCCGGACATAGTTCCCATCTATCTCCACAGTTAATCATTGGAGCTGCTTTTCCTTGGTTGTCCTTTACTTTCAGCCTTTACTATACATCTCCTTCCCAAAATTGTGGACGGAGATTGCCTCGCGGCTTTTCGTTcactcttttttttttgtgatTTCTGTTGTCTATTGGGGTATCATATCTAT
Encoded proteins:
- a CDS encoding uncharacterized protein (ID:PFLUO_005113-T1.cds;~source:funannotate), coding for MAPPPQAPEPRLEACASTASLFLYAQDSVILCLHHDTLAVERRFQSHQEKIDFISVDNVSERGAGRLVVSYDVGQTAIVWDIFTGTEIARFASFEHLTVASWMRNGNVAFGNGKGEVILFEPSTSEHISARTIFDPITALAPATDCRTYAIGYQNGSILIATLLPQFTILHTLTTSRGPSPIISLAWHASSSKQKSDMLATQSSNGDLRVWSVAKPPGKEAPRVIRVLKRSDSSSADPKWMAWSKNGRIIQYLEGETWSWDVRTKHVSYDPVPTVENVQGIANYGPTAALFTIGPLGSVQQYDVETPAMVANVQHVPVSARSVASEEPRSRHLQDPPEIREQNGRRTPFKSNGIDKQQRSDLISPASSRSRTNSVSSKESSEKYPTRPFSPPSRSGRSATTFSLTSTERDTPQPSASYAYASSVSMSSVKSSRAGSRLRNEVHLSPAERNIIDLFPFTRARLNDVPYKQLPPMDESHLTPDDLRRQMLNVVFGWNGDIEELIRDELSRHAVGSQSATLLSQWLGETDTDQMASMIIPGAVTTSDWMLLALSQMSGQTQANKVGQAFVQKLLEIGDIHTSASILLGLGDSNDAIEVYVSRNHFMEAILMTCLLMPTDWQRQSYLVRRWGEYVVSHSQQQLAIRCFMCTGVEPSEPWTSPGAQQAASFADIIGRSPLASPEPPRPSSANRMAPPSRPRSASSQKPNLKTPALKLITSFDAQPSQRFRFPGLKSDDRTPTNAPGVTPIAESAVADSAISPGGFGSYKLNNIQSLNQAMTSRTSTPAFNRRRLPSIGETPVDVHPPSFSRSNSYGQGEYASTSENEEASGQEQSRDGQEEDGGGLLTLPSAKYNPQQESQGPSPQGPSPQGPSPQTAVQTNDKFASIKGLPSPAPGIFDVLKEYTDPRNGSRDRKPDGLQIELLHAEQSYSDIQNRSDLIPSAKSTSTLNSHASNKSPSVSGRSIDQYISSLDEANYHARRYRDNRSHGRERRNADETGSQSSRIHRSREPSQENRGRNDRRYIQPAKRSPSSPIPMSPEELARYHNEKPEESQASKSRSRARSGSKMRKGISRTRTPSERHRNRSERRAPGDRHEPSTRGRSIDRDGSSNRSPSSPLPMSLAQNDNSKGEGAEDPLRLVSSNRERLRSRHRSASRRRAERATSAKPDPSQEPRTKVSHHRSQSEFEPGMAVQPAEPELLSAKVFGQEVDVFANGNSQEPPCPAADDFQEAVSPTTPFVTLAEKKRRELAAAELEARRLSLARNPSAPNIPFPGDIQNARSPILEVSPASFQGNSYFPRVPSRNQIPKAKESPEYQSSSDSSSSRSGVPIGLPATPRAMRHPKYGVGTEAERPPSVPSLPADSSILLADARYQFEAERIGRSMSVPMAEYHIPPAPEIPQDVPMHPHFNPSLPRSRSGSRSRNMGHHRRTSSGGHSPGTSPHVTVSIEETIDNAMHQQRQRPSASQMETIPPPPPPPILPELQHLNTPPPPPPIPGDRNKLGSLRQSSATIDIGIDNENMGRLLPRAVTAAPALNGNETRPSLGRRMSFDHRRNRSGNNESFTNKLRSLTRMRTNSRGIEPGALTSLSPEMPYETFHSQNQSYGI